Genomic window (Psychromonas sp. L1A2):
TGCGTTTATTTTAACCGTCGCTGTATTGCACATTGTTAATAGTATGGCGATCCCTGTTTCAATGTCATCGATGAAATCATATTCTGTTTATGCAGGTGCGGTTGATGCAATGGTACAGTGGTGGTACGGACATAATGCTGTTGGTTTCTTATTAACAGCTGGTTTTCTAGGTATGATGTATTATTTCGTTCCTAAACAAGCAAACCGCCCTGTTTATTCTTACCGTCTATCTATTATTCATTTCTGGGCATTAATTGCTGTTTATATTTGGGCTGGTCCACATCATCTACATTACACAGCATTACCTGATTGGGCTCAATCGTTAGGTATGGTGATGTCTCTGATCTTATTTGCTCCATCTTGGGGTGGTATGATCAATGGTATTATGACGCTATCTGGTGCATGGCACAAACTACGTACAGACCCTATTTTACGTTTCTTAGTTGTTTCTCTTTCTTTCTACGGTATGTCTACGTTTGAAGGTCCAATGATGGCAATTAAAACGGTTAATGCTTTATCGCATTATACAGACTGGACAATTGGTCACGTACACTCAGGTGCACTAGGTTGGGTAGCAATGGTTTCAATTGGTTCTATTTACCACTTGGTTCCACGTTTATTCGGCCAAAAAGGCATGTATAGCACAGCGTTGGTTAACTTACACTTTTGGTTAGCAACTGTCGGTACTGTTTTATATATAGTAGCAATGTGGATCTCAGGTGTTATGCAAGGGTTAATGTGGCGTGCAGTAAATGCAGACGGAACATTAACTTATACCTTCGTTGAATCATTAGAGAAATCTTACCCATTCTATGCATTACGTTTAGTGGGTGGCATCATCTTCCTAACAGGTATGTTTGTAATGGCTTACAACACATTCAAAACTGTTGTCGCTGAAGAAGGCTCTATCAAGCCTCAAGAACTAGGGTAGACAGGGAGTTAATAATGAAACACGAATTTATTGAAAAGAATGTAGGCTTACTAGCGATTTTAATCATCATTGCGATTAGCTTTGGTGGATTAGCTCAAATTACGCCGTTAATATTCCAAAAAGAAACCAATACACCGGTTGATACTTTACGCCCATATACAGCTTTAGAAATGGAAGGTCGTGATATTTATATTCGCGAAGGTTGTAGTGTGTGCCACAGCCAAATGATCCGCCCTTTCCGTGCGGAGACTGAACGTTACGGTCATTACAGCATGGCTGGTGAAAGTGTTTGGGAACATCCATTCCTATGGGGCTCTAAACGTACAGGCCCAGATTTAGCACGTGTAGGTGGTCGTTATTCTGATGCATGGCATGAAGTTCATTTAATGAACCCACGTGACGTAGTATCTCAATCAAACATGCCTGGTTTCCCATGGTTAGCAACTGATTTGTTAACAGGTGAAGATACCGCCCGTAAATTAGAGATTTTCAACATGTTGACTAAAGGACAAGGTCATAAAGATGAAAATGGGGTAATGCAACCAATCTATACTGAACAAGATATTGCAGGTGCGAAAGCAGCAGTTGAAGGTAAAACTGAGATGCAAGCATTAATTGCATACTTACAATCACTTGGTCATGCGT
Coding sequences:
- the ccoO gene encoding cytochrome-c oxidase, cbb3-type subunit II, giving the protein MKHEFIEKNVGLLAILIIIAISFGGLAQITPLIFQKETNTPVDTLRPYTALEMEGRDIYIREGCSVCHSQMIRPFRAETERYGHYSMAGESVWEHPFLWGSKRTGPDLARVGGRYSDAWHEVHLMNPRDVVSQSNMPGFPWLATDLLTGEDTARKLEIFNMLTKGQGHKDENGVMQPIYTEQDIAGAKAAVEGKTEMQALIAYLQSLGHAFK
- the ccoN gene encoding cytochrome-c oxidase, cbb3-type subunit I produces the protein MTTATNIQPDYNMKVVRQFTLTTILWGIVGMSVGVLIAAQLVWPALNFDTPWLTYSRLRPLHTNAVIFAFGTSALMATSFYVVQRTCQTRLFGGPLASIVFWGWQLVILSAAISLPLGYTTSKEYAELEWPIDLLITVIWVLYATVFFGTMAIRKTSHIYVANWFFGAFILTVAVLHIVNSMAIPVSMSSMKSYSVYAGAVDAMVQWWYGHNAVGFLLTAGFLGMMYYFVPKQANRPVYSYRLSIIHFWALIAVYIWAGPHHLHYTALPDWAQSLGMVMSLILFAPSWGGMINGIMTLSGAWHKLRTDPILRFLVVSLSFYGMSTFEGPMMAIKTVNALSHYTDWTIGHVHSGALGWVAMVSIGSIYHLVPRLFGQKGMYSTALVNLHFWLATVGTVLYIVAMWISGVMQGLMWRAVNADGTLTYTFVESLEKSYPFYALRLVGGIIFLTGMFVMAYNTFKTVVAEEGSIKPQELG